A genomic stretch from Salvelinus namaycush isolate Seneca unplaced genomic scaffold, SaNama_1.0 Scaffold156, whole genome shotgun sequence includes:
- the LOC120037099 gene encoding chymotrypsin B-like yields MAFLWFVSCLAFVSAAYGCGIPAIKPEVSGYARIVNGEEAVPHSWPWQVSLQQTSGFHFCGGSLINENWVVTAAHCNVATYHRVIVGEHKRGSGNNAEDIQILKPAKVFTHPKWNPSTINNDISLIKLSTPAVLNTNVSPVCLAETADVFAPGMTCVTSGWGLLRYNAINTPNLLQQAALPLLSNEQCKEHWGSSISDVMICAGGAGATSCMGDSGGPLVCEKDNVWTLVGIVSWGSSRCSTTTPAVYARVTELRSWVDQTLAAN; encoded by the exons ATGGCTTTCCTATGGTTCGTGTCCTGTCTCGCCTTCGTCAGCGCCGCCTACG GCTGCGGCATCCCTGCCATCAAGCCCGAGGTGTCTGGCTATGCCCGCATCGTTAATGGTGAGGAGGCTGTGCCCCACTCCTGGCCCTGGCAGGTATCTCTGCAGCAGACCAGCGGCTTCCACTTCTGTGGGGGATCCCTGATCAATGAGAACTGGGTGGTCACCGCCGCTCACTGCAACGTCGCTACCTACCACCGCGTGATCGTTGGAGAGCACAAGAGGGGCAGCGGCAACAACGCTGAGGACATCCAGATCCTGAAGCCCGCTAAG GTGTTCACCCACCCCAAGTGGAACCCCAGTACCATCAACAACGATATCTCCCTGATCAAGCTGTCCACCCCTGCTGTCCTGAACACCAATGTGTCCCCCGTGTGCCTGGCTGAGACCGCCGACGTCTTCGCACCTGGCATGACCTGCGTGACCTCCGGCTGGGGTCTGCTGCGCTACAATGCTATCAACACCCCCAACCTGCTGCAGCAGGCTGCTCTGCCCCTTCTGTCCAACGAGCAGTGCAAGGAGCACTGGGGGAGCAGCATCTCCGACGTCATGATCTGTGCCGGTGGTGCTGGTGCTACCTCCTGCATGGGTGACTCCGGTGGCCCCCTGGTCTGTGAGAAGGACAACGTCTGGACCCTGGTCGGTATTGTGTCCTGGGGCAGCAGCCGTTGCTCCACCACTACCCCCGCTGTGTACGCCCGCGTCACCGAGCTCCGTTCCTGGGTGGACCAGACCCTGGCCGCCAACTAA